AAAACAATCTTAATAATCATTTGCTAAATCGCGATAAAAATAAATCAAATAAAATTCTAACTCCCCCACTCATTTTCTGCCCCTTCTTCTTAGAATACAAGGTGTAACGCACGGTCACGGGAGCTTCGGTGTATTTCCAGCCATGGCTTTTGGTTTGCTCCACAATTTCGGTGGCGTGAGCCATGCGATCTTGCCGAAGTTTAATTTCGTTTAAACTTTTTTTACCT
The window above is part of the Candidatus Buchananbacteria bacterium CG10_big_fil_rev_8_21_14_0_10_42_9 genome. Proteins encoded here:
- a CDS encoding glycosyltransferase family 2 protein, which translates into the protein GKKSLNEIKLRQDRMAHATEIVEQTKSHGWKYTEAPVTVRYTLYSKKKGQKMSGGVRILFDLFLSRFSK